The following proteins are encoded in a genomic region of Deinococcus sp. YIM 134068:
- a CDS encoding MFS transporter → MTAAPARPDRAPWNRDERLGILNGWLVFLGDGFLNVSVVLAGFAARLGAPNAVIGLLPAIAGGGWMLPQLLVAARVRPLPHKLPVYRSAALARMLSYLAMVVIAATLADRPALCLTLFILAMVTNALASGVAGLPFLEVVSKVVPSSRRARFFGTRNLYGGLLAFGAGLVVRWILASELAFPLNYALIFLLGTVAYTVGYGVFGRVTEPPDQPLPPGNVWDEVRSIPATLADAHFRAFLRVRLLLAAASLGEPFYAVYALRELEYPAATLGVFVMTLTGAAPLSNLVWQRVAERKGSRRIIRYAAATAGLAPLVALTVGTLGLGAWAYLLVFLLTSVAAQGFNLGHTNHLLNISPPESRSRYIGTLNTLVGTVLFAPVVGGVIADTLGYRTVFVLGSALFAVAWWQCGKLRRDA, encoded by the coding sequence GTGACTGCCGCGCCCGCCCGCCCCGACCGTGCCCCGTGGAACCGAGACGAGCGGCTGGGCATCCTGAATGGCTGGCTGGTGTTCCTGGGCGACGGCTTCCTGAACGTGTCGGTGGTGCTGGCGGGCTTCGCGGCGCGGCTGGGGGCACCCAATGCCGTCATCGGGCTGCTGCCCGCCATTGCGGGGGGCGGGTGGATGCTGCCGCAGCTTCTCGTGGCCGCGCGGGTGCGCCCGCTGCCGCACAAGCTGCCCGTGTACCGCTCGGCGGCGCTGGCGCGGATGCTCTCGTACCTGGCGATGGTGGTGATCGCGGCGACGCTGGCCGACCGTCCCGCCCTGTGCCTGACGCTGTTCATCCTGGCGATGGTGACCAATGCCCTCGCCTCCGGCGTGGCGGGGCTGCCCTTTCTGGAGGTCGTGAGCAAGGTCGTGCCCTCCAGCCGCCGCGCCCGCTTCTTCGGGACGCGCAATCTATACGGCGGGCTGCTCGCGTTCGGGGCCGGGCTGGTCGTGCGCTGGATTCTGGCGTCGGAGCTGGCCTTTCCGCTGAACTACGCGCTGATCTTCCTGCTGGGCACGGTCGCGTACACGGTGGGGTACGGGGTCTTCGGGCGGGTGACGGAGCCTCCCGACCAGCCCCTCCCGCCGGGCAACGTGTGGGACGAGGTGCGGTCCATCCCCGCCACGCTCGCGGACGCGCACTTCCGGGCCTTCCTGCGGGTGCGGCTGCTGCTGGCGGCGGCGAGCCTGGGCGAACCCTTCTACGCCGTGTACGCGCTGCGGGAGCTGGAGTACCCGGCGGCCACCCTGGGCGTCTTCGTGATGACCCTTACCGGGGCCGCGCCGCTATCCAACCTCGTGTGGCAGCGGGTCGCCGAGCGCAAGGGGTCGCGGCGCATCATCCGCTACGCGGCGGCGACGGCGGGCCTCGCCCCCCTCGTGGCGCTGACCGTGGGCACGCTGGGGCTGGGAGCGTGGGCCTACCTGCTCGTCTTCCTGCTCACCAGCGTGGCCGCGCAGGGCTTCAATCTCGGGCACACCAACCACCTCCTGAACATCTCGCCGCCCGAGTCCCGCAGCCGCTACATCGGCACGCTGAACACGCTCGTGGGCACGGTCCTCTTCGCGCCCGTCGTGGGCGGGGTAATTGCCGACACGTTGGGCTACCGCACCGTGTTCGTCCTCGGCTCGGCGCTGTTCGCCGTCGCATGGTGGCAGTGCGGGAAGTTGCGGCGGGACGCGTGA
- a CDS encoding protein-methionine-sulfoxide reductase heme-binding subunit MsrQ, with product MSRRSGPPLPWLVPAVTVGGLLPAAVLLLDATTGTLGANPVQRALHQTGLLALTLLILSLTCTPLRLLFRWTWPARIRKALGLLAFGYAALHFLIYLFDHAFAPGVVLADVLERPFITVGLTALLLLVPLAWTSGRDDVRRLGFARWQRLHRLVYVAVSLAALHYWWGVKQDRTAPLVAALVVAALFAVRLVWRKRSAARRRVGSASRLSGD from the coding sequence TTGAGCCGCCGATCAGGCCCGCCGCTCCCCTGGCTCGTCCCCGCCGTCACAGTGGGCGGCCTGCTTCCCGCCGCCGTGCTGCTGCTGGACGCCACGACGGGCACACTCGGCGCGAATCCGGTGCAACGTGCCCTGCACCAGACGGGTCTGCTCGCCTTGACGCTGCTCATCCTCTCGCTGACCTGCACACCGCTCCGGCTCCTGTTTCGCTGGACGTGGCCCGCCCGCATCCGCAAGGCGCTGGGTCTGCTCGCCTTCGGGTACGCGGCGCTGCACTTCCTGATCTACCTCTTCGACCACGCCTTTGCGCCCGGCGTTGTCCTCGCGGACGTGCTGGAGCGGCCCTTCATCACGGTCGGCCTCACAGCGCTCCTCCTTCTCGTGCCCCTGGCGTGGACGAGCGGGCGGGACGACGTGCGCCGCCTGGGCTTCGCGCGCTGGCAGAGGTTACACCGGCTGGTCTACGTCGCCGTCAGCCTCGCCGCCCTGCATTACTGGTGGGGCGTGAAGCAGGACCGCACGGCACCGCTGGTCGCCGCCCTCGTCGTCGCGGCGTTGTTCGCGGTGCGGCTGGTGTGGAGGAAGCGTTCAGCCGCTCGGCGTCGGGTGGGGTCGGCTTCCCGGTTGTCGGGGGATTGA
- a CDS encoding amino acid ABC transporter ATP-binding protein: MTQTSTGAQPGSTSAPAVQPIIVAQEVQKHFGTFHALRGVSMSVRPGEVVVIIGPSGSGKSTFIRTINALDPHDGGSITVDGIPLQGARNLDAIRREVGMVFQSFNLFPHLTVLENITLAPMRVRKTGKAEAEKRGLELLRRVGIEEQAHKYPAQLSGGQQQRVAIARALAMDPKVMLFDEPTSALDPEMIKEVLDVMKELARTGMTMLVVTHEMGFAREVADRILFFDQGQIVEDTTPEAFYTNPQHDRAKAFLGKILGH; this comes from the coding sequence ATGACCCAGACCAGCACCGGTGCCCAGCCCGGCAGCACGAGTGCCCCGGCGGTGCAGCCCATCATCGTCGCCCAGGAGGTGCAGAAGCACTTCGGAACCTTCCATGCCCTGCGCGGGGTGAGCATGAGCGTGCGGCCCGGCGAGGTCGTCGTCATCATCGGGCCGAGCGGCAGCGGCAAGAGCACCTTCATCCGCACCATCAACGCGCTCGACCCCCACGACGGCGGGAGCATCACGGTGGACGGTATTCCTCTTCAGGGGGCGCGCAACCTCGACGCGATCCGGCGCGAGGTCGGGATGGTCTTCCAGAGCTTCAACCTCTTCCCGCATCTGACCGTGCTGGAGAACATCACCCTGGCCCCGATGCGTGTTCGCAAGACGGGCAAGGCCGAGGCCGAGAAGCGCGGGCTGGAGTTGCTTCGCCGCGTCGGCATCGAGGAGCAGGCGCACAAGTACCCGGCGCAGCTTTCCGGCGGCCAGCAGCAGCGCGTCGCCATTGCCCGCGCCCTGGCGATGGACCCCAAAGTGATGCTCTTCGACGAGCCGACCTCCGCCCTCGACCCCGAGATGATCAAGGAGGTGCTGGACGTGATGAAAGAACTCGCCCGCACCGGCATGACCATGCTCGTCGTCACGCACGAGATGGGTTTTGCCCGCGAGGTCGCCGACCGCATCCTTTTCTTTGATCAGGGCCAGATCGTGGAGGACACGACGCCCGAAGCCTTCTACACCAATCCGCAGCACGACCGCGCGAAGGCGTTCCTGGGGAAGATTCTGGGGCATTGA
- a CDS encoding TAXI family TRAP transporter solute-binding subunit: protein MKRITTVLLLGAAAVAFAQGSTFLTIGSGSTTGVYFPVATGMAKLINDAGAGVRANARSTGGSVFNVNALATGELDAAIAQNDIVYYAYRGTGIQAFQGKANNKIRTMAVLYPEVLHVIARRDSGINSIADLKGKRVVIGDLGSGTEQTARQVLEAYNLSFDDLGQALRVSPAQGISLMQDKRADALFYTVGVGASAISQIAQTVDVKVVPVGGNQASSLIKKYPFYVRYNIPARSYKGVGATVPSVAVQATLVTTTGVSDDAVYQALKASLGNEAEVKALHPSLATNFSYEKAVKGLPAPLHPGAVKFFREKGVTVR, encoded by the coding sequence ATGAAGAGAATCACGACCGTCCTCCTGCTCGGTGCCGCCGCCGTGGCGTTCGCGCAGGGCAGCACCTTCCTGACCATCGGCTCCGGCTCGACCACGGGCGTGTACTTCCCGGTGGCGACGGGCATGGCGAAGCTCATCAACGACGCGGGGGCCGGAGTGCGCGCCAACGCCCGCTCGACGGGCGGCAGCGTCTTCAACGTGAACGCCCTCGCCACGGGCGAACTCGACGCGGCCATCGCGCAAAACGACATCGTGTACTACGCCTACCGGGGCACGGGCATCCAGGCCTTCCAGGGCAAGGCGAACAACAAGATTCGCACGATGGCGGTCCTGTACCCGGAGGTGCTGCACGTCATCGCCCGCCGCGACTCGGGCATCAACTCCATCGCGGACCTGAAGGGCAAGCGCGTCGTGATCGGTGATCTCGGCTCGGGCACCGAGCAGACGGCCCGGCAGGTGCTGGAGGCATACAACCTCAGCTTCGACGACCTCGGGCAGGCGCTCCGCGTATCGCCCGCCCAGGGCATCTCTCTGATGCAGGACAAGCGTGCCGACGCCCTCTTCTACACGGTCGGCGTGGGGGCCAGCGCCATCTCGCAGATCGCGCAGACGGTGGACGTGAAGGTCGTGCCCGTGGGCGGCAACCAGGCGTCCTCGCTGATCAAGAAGTACCCCTTCTACGTGCGCTACAACATCCCCGCCCGGAGCTACAAGGGTGTGGGAGCCACGGTGCCCAGCGTGGCCGTGCAGGCGACCCTCGTCACGACCACGGGCGTGAGCGACGACGCCGTGTATCAGGCCCTCAAGGCGTCCCTCGGCAACGAGGCCGAGGTCAAGGCGCTGCATCCCAGCCTCGCCACCAACTTCTCGTACGAGAAGGCCGTGAAGGGCCTCCCCGCCCCCCTCCACCCCGGCGCGGT
- the msrP gene encoding protein-methionine-sulfoxide reductase catalytic subunit MsrP yields MTILPPDRDPPPQPDPSRREFLRRAALFTGTAVALGGGLTLLTRRPGAVDGATGEEVIWRPGGPPGPYDTAEAVTPYRQATTYNNFYEFGLGKDDPARLGGSLRTRPWTVQIDGEVRRPQTVDVDTLQSWFPLEDRVYRMRCVEGWSMVMPWLGFPLGALLRRMEPTGQARYVQFTSLHDPEQFPGQRSGVLAWPYVEGLRLDEALHPLTLMAVGLQGRVLLPQNGAPLRLVVPWKYGFKSIKSVVRITLTREQPRTTWSEAAPNEYGFFANVNPAVDHPRWSQATERRIGEGGRRPTLPFNGYAEEVAQLYGGMDLGKFY; encoded by the coding sequence ATGACCATTCTGCCCCCCGACCGCGACCCACCACCCCAACCCGACCCTTCCCGCCGGGAGTTCCTGCGCCGCGCCGCCCTGTTCACGGGCACGGCGGTCGCGCTGGGCGGTGGCCTGACCCTGCTCACCCGCCGACCCGGAGCGGTCGATGGGGCGACTGGCGAGGAGGTCATCTGGCGGCCCGGCGGTCCCCCCGGCCCCTACGACACGGCGGAGGCAGTCACGCCCTACCGGCAGGCGACGACCTACAACAACTTCTACGAGTTCGGGCTGGGGAAGGACGACCCGGCCCGGCTCGGCGGCAGCCTCCGGACGCGCCCGTGGACGGTACAGATCGACGGCGAGGTCCGCAGGCCGCAGACGGTGGACGTGGACACGCTCCAGTCGTGGTTCCCGCTGGAGGACCGCGTGTACCGGATGCGCTGCGTGGAGGGCTGGTCGATGGTGATGCCCTGGCTGGGCTTCCCGCTCGGGGCGCTGTTGCGGCGGATGGAACCGACCGGACAGGCCCGCTATGTCCAGTTCACCTCCCTCCACGACCCCGAGCAGTTCCCCGGCCAGCGGTCGGGCGTGCTGGCGTGGCCCTACGTGGAGGGGCTGCGGCTGGACGAGGCGCTCCATCCCCTCACCCTGATGGCGGTCGGATTACAAGGTCGGGTGCTCCTCCCCCAGAACGGTGCCCCATTGCGGCTCGTCGTGCCGTGGAAGTACGGCTTTAAGAGCATCAAGTCGGTCGTGCGAATCACCCTGACCCGCGAGCAACCGCGCACGACGTGGAGCGAGGCCGCTCCGAACGAGTACGGCTTCTTTGCCAACGTGAACCCCGCCGTGGACCACCCCCGCTGGAGTCAGGCCACCGAGCGCCGCATCGGGGAGGGGGGCCGCCGCCCGACCCTGCCCTTCAACGGGTACGCGGAGGAGGTCGCGCAGTTGTACGGCGGGATGGACCTGGGGAAGTTCTATTGA